In Segatella copri, the DNA window TGCCATCATCCTGATGACCGTTGTAGCCTTACTGCTCAAGCAGTTTGCCGGCGTTGAGAGTATCGAGACCATCGGCGACCGCTTCTCTATCAGCAACGAACTGCCTGCAGCTCAGGTACCAGCCATGAATTGGGAGACCATCAAGAGTCTTGTATCACCAGCTATTACCATCGCCATCCTGGGAGCCATTGAGAGTTTGCTTTCAGCAACTGTTGCCGATGGTGTAATCAGCGATCATCACGACAGTAACACCGAGTTGGTAGCTCAGGGTTTAGCCAATATCGCCTCTCCCCTCTTTGGCGGTATTCCTGCAACAGGTGCCATTGCCCGCACAATGACCAATATCAATAATGGCGGTAAGACTCCTATTGCAGGCATCATCCACGCCATAGTTCTGCTGCTCATATTCCTCTTCCTGATGCCTCTTGCCCAGTACATACCAATGGCTTGTCTTGCCGGTGTATTGGTAGTTGTATCTTACGGAATGAGCGGATGGAGAAGTTTCCTGGCATTGATGAAGAATCCGAAGAGCGATGTAACCGTACTTCTGATTACCTTCTTCCTCACCATCATCTTCGATTTGACAGTAGCCATCGAGGTGGGTCTGATTATCGCCTGTCTGCTCTTCATGAAGCGAATGAGCGAAACCACCGACGTGAAAGCTATTACCGATGATGAGATTGACTTGAACAAGGAGTTTGACTTCCTCTCAACCAACCTGGAGCACTATACGATTCCGAAGGGCGTAGAGGTATACGAAATCAATGGTCCTTTCTTCTTCGGAGCTGGTAACAAGTTTGAGGAAGTGATGGCAGCTTTCGGTGACCGTCCACTGGTACGTGTCATCCGTATGCGCAAGGTTCCATTTGTTGATTCAACCGGTATCCACAACCTCACCAACCTCTGCGAGATGAGTCAGAAGGAGGACATTCAGGTTGTACTCTCCGGTGTTTGCGAGAAGGTAAACGCCCAGTTGGAAAAGGCTGGTTTCTACAATATTCTTGGCAAGGATAATATCACAGATCACATCAGCAAGGCTCTGAAACGTGCTGAAGAGATTATTGAGAAGAAAACTGTTAATAGTTAATAGTTTACAGTTAACATTTTACTGATTGTAGACCATCAAATAAAAAAGATGCATTGCTGAATATACCAGTAATGCATCTTTTTTTATTGTCATCAAGTAACTGTTAACTATAAACTGTTAACTATAAACTGTTAACTATCAACTATTACAAAACTTTTCCCAGAAACTCCTGTAGTCTTGGCGATTTTGGATGGTTGAATATTTGCTCAGGACTTCCGTCTTCCGTGATATAGCCGTCACTGAAGAAGAGAACACGATTGGCCACTTCTCTTGCAAATCCCATCTCGTGGGTCACCACCACCATCGTCATTCCCTCGGCAGCAACATCCTTCATCAGCTGCAGTACCTCGCCCACCATT includes these proteins:
- a CDS encoding SulP family inorganic anion transporter, yielding MKALAIKSSLFSCLKTYNKKTFMSDLMAGIIVGIVALPLAIAFGIASGVTPEKGIITAIVAGLIISIFGGSKVQIGGPTGAFIVIIYGIIQKYGMEGLTIATLMAGLFLVLFGLLRLGTIIKYIPYPIVVGFTSGIAVTIFTTQIKDLFGLTLTSNPSDFLEKWGVYFQSFDTIDPWCALIGVVSVVVIAITPKFSKKIPGSLIAIILMTVVALLLKQFAGVESIETIGDRFSISNELPAAQVPAMNWETIKSLVSPAITIAILGAIESLLSATVADGVISDHHDSNTELVAQGLANIASPLFGGIPATGAIARTMTNINNGGKTPIAGIIHAIVLLLIFLFLMPLAQYIPMACLAGVLVVVSYGMSGWRSFLALMKNPKSDVTVLLITFFLTIIFDLTVAIEVGLIIACLLFMKRMSETTDVKAITDDEIDLNKEFDFLSTNLEHYTIPKGVEVYEINGPFFFGAGNKFEEVMAAFGDRPLVRVIRMRKVPFVDSTGIHNLTNLCEMSQKEDIQVVLSGVCEKVNAQLEKAGFYNILGKDNITDHISKALKRAEEIIEKKTVNS